The Alphaproteobacteria bacterium 33-17 genome includes a window with the following:
- a CDS encoding type I glutamate--ammonia ligase, translating to MNINELKKVIDENKVEFVNLRFSGIDSKFHHFSFSSDYFLEACSHGIGFDGSSIPGWKDISKSDMIMLPDLESCFLDPFAHHKTLNIICDIKEPNSIALYDNDPRAIAKRAEAAIKEFEIADTAYFGPEPEFFIFEDVKFKASPYSSSFSVDSYELPINSDKSYPENNNAYRSLPKGGYLLSNPNDVFYQMRSEMAVTLREIGIEAHLHHHEVSPSQSEIGFKFSTLVNCADNVQKFKYVVHNIAASYGKSVTFMPKPVFGENGSGMHVHVSLWNKGKNLFAGSNYAKLSDDALYFIGGVIKHGKALNAFCNPTTNSYKRLVPGYEAPVNLVYSACNRSASIRIPYASSNNSVRVEFRFPDPTANPYLCFAAILMAGIDGIKNKISPNEPVNENLYKMSEARLKKIPKLASSLEDALINLDKDRSFLLEGGVFTNGFINDYIALKMEEYKKVMNYPTPIEYALYY from the coding sequence ATGAATATTAATGAACTAAAGAAAGTTATAGATGAAAATAAAGTTGAGTTTGTAAACCTAAGATTTTCAGGTATTGATTCTAAGTTTCATCATTTTTCTTTTAGTAGCGATTACTTTTTAGAAGCATGTAGTCATGGTATAGGATTTGATGGTTCTTCAATACCAGGTTGGAAAGACATCAGTAAGTCAGATATGATAATGCTTCCTGATTTAGAATCATGCTTTTTAGACCCTTTTGCGCATCATAAAACGCTAAATATCATATGCGACATTAAAGAGCCTAATAGTATAGCCCTGTATGATAATGACCCAAGAGCAATTGCAAAAAGAGCAGAGGCTGCCATCAAAGAGTTTGAGATTGCAGATACCGCATATTTTGGACCGGAACCAGAATTTTTCATATTTGAAGATGTGAAATTTAAAGCAAGCCCGTATTCTTCAAGTTTTAGCGTAGATAGCTATGAGCTACCTATCAATTCAGATAAATCCTACCCAGAAAATAATAATGCCTATAGGTCTTTACCAAAAGGTGGATATTTGCTTAGCAATCCAAATGATGTTTTTTATCAAATGCGTAGTGAAATGGCTGTAACCTTGAGAGAGATTGGAATAGAGGCTCATTTACATCACCATGAGGTTTCTCCATCGCAATCAGAAATTGGTTTTAAATTCAGTACATTAGTAAACTGTGCTGATAATGTTCAGAAGTTTAAATATGTTGTGCATAATATAGCAGCGTCTTATGGCAAGTCTGTAACATTCATGCCTAAGCCTGTATTCGGTGAAAATGGTTCGGGTATGCACGTACATGTGTCGCTTTGGAATAAAGGAAAAAACCTGTTTGCAGGGTCAAATTATGCAAAACTCTCTGATGATGCCTTATACTTCATTGGTGGGGTGATTAAGCATGGTAAGGCGCTTAACGCATTTTGTAACCCAACAACAAATAGCTATAAAAGATTAGTTCCTGGCTACGAAGCTCCTGTAAATCTTGTTTACTCTGCCTGTAACCGTTCTGCATCAATCCGCATTCCTTATGCAAGCTCAAACAATAGCGTACGTGTCGAGTTTAGATTCCCAGACCCTACAGCAAATCCATACTTATGTTTTGCGGCAATTTTAATGGCAGGTATTGACGGTATTAAAAACAAAATTAGCCCAAATGAGCCAGTAAATGAGAATCTCTATAAAATGAGTGAAGCAAGGCTTAAAAAGATACCTAAACTTGCTTCATCTTTAGAGGATGCATTGATAAATCTAGATAAAGACAGAAGCTTTTTACTAGAAGGCGGAGTCTTTACAAATGGTTTTATAAATGATTATATTGCTCTAAAAATGGAAGAATATAAAAAGGTTATGAACTATCCAACTCCTATAGAATACGCACTATATTATTAA